A genome region from Columba livia isolate bColLiv1 breed racing homer chromosome 2, bColLiv1.pat.W.v2, whole genome shotgun sequence includes the following:
- the SYBU gene encoding syntabulin isoform X5, which translates to MSEGNPQLARYKKEAKASLVKPGSEADFSSSSSTGSISAPEVHMSTPGSKRSSFSRNRGPYGRNNGSLSYKTGASPPASREKDPLSTLCKNQLSPANIHQSYRASSASSSNSGSYKGSDSSPVMRRSGRYSSCGDNHGIKPQNPEQYLTPLQQKEVTVRHLKTKLKEAESKLKERETEIEELKGQLVRMREDWIEEECNRVEAELALKEAKDEIKQLKQVIETMKNSMAEKDEKIQKYFLDINIQNKKLESLLQSMEAAQNSSVRDEQYLENTCDSEEKSFALCATMPDSFIMEDQVLEEVADSGLLLNENTANGTDLSEESLTTTSVWSDAASSGASVDKEMLGNVLYEKLTYSQGEKKSSVLMVEQAIQTDVVPYSLDMEQLIQNIFRCQDACPLSPPSSLKELSEFSHGSVSDSGIVVDLTPTDPNSAILLSPMESPCRQVEHRVKEKRFMKELDFTEADDEEEAFGFVNTISQAAVKKTYWSSSLLKDVLAVAAPVVPTLMWAFSTQRGGTDPIYSIGALLRGCCLVALHSLRHAPFTIKT; encoded by the exons ggAGTGAGGCTGATTTTAGCTCTTCAAGCAGCACGGGCAGTATTTCAGCGCCTGAAGTCCACATGTCTACTCCTGGAAGCAAGAGATCTTCTTTTTCTCGCAA CCGTGGCCCTTACGGTCGGAATAATGGATCCTTATCCTACAAGACTGGAGCCAGCCCACCTGCTTCCCGCGAAAAGGACCCTCTGTCAACACTGTGCAAAAACCAGCTGAGTCCTGCTAACATCCATCAGAGTTACAGGGCTTcttcagccagcagcagcaactcGGGCTCGTACAAAGGAAGCGACAGCAGCCCAGTGATGAG gcGATCAGGGAGGTACAGTTCTTGTGGTGACAATCACGGCATTAAGCCACAAAATCCAGAGCAGTATTTGACTCCTCTGCAGCAGAAAGAAGTTACAGTACGgcatctgaaaacaaagctgaagGAAGCTGAGAGCAAGCTTAAAGAAAG ggaaacagaaatAGAAGAGCTCAAAGGTCAGCTGGTACGGATGAGGGAAGACTGGATTGAAGAAGAGTGTAATCGTGTGGAGGCAGAGCTGGCCTTGAAGGAAGCAAAAGACGAAATTAAACAACTCAAGCAGGTTATTGAAACCATGAAAAACAGCATGGCTGAGAAAGACGAAAAGATTCAGAAGTACTTCCTAGACATAAACATTCAAAACAAGAAACTGGAATCCTTGCTGCAGAGCATGGAGGCGGCTCAGAACAGTTCTGTGAGGGACGAGCAGTACCTGGAAAACACATGTGACTCGGAGGAGAAGTCATTCGCACTGTGTGCCACAATGCCAGACAGCTTCATCATGGAGGACCAGGTTCTGGAGGAGGTGGCAGACAGTGGGCTGCTTCTTAATGAGAACACAGCTAATGGCACTGACTTGTCTGAAGAGAGTTTGACCACAACTTCTGTGTGGAGTGATGCAGCTTCCTCTGGCGCTTCTGTGGATAAGGAGATGCTTGGAAATGTTCTGTATGAAAAACTAACTTATTCCCAGggtgagaagaaaagcagcGTTCTCATGGTGGAACAGGCCATCCAAACTGACGTGGTACCATACAGCCTAGACATGGAGCAGCTCATTCAAAACATCTTCAGATGTCAAGATGCCTGTCCGCTAAGCCCACCTTCATCACTGAAGGAACTGAGTGAATTTTCTCATGGAAGCGTCAGTGATTCTGGCATCGTAGTTGATTTAACTCCAACGGATCCAAACTCTGCTATCCTTTTATCTCCTATGGAGTCCCCGTGCAGGCAAGTGGAGCACAGAGTTAAGGAAAAGCGTTTCATGAAAGAACTTGATTTTACTGAAGCTGATGATGAGGAGGAGGCCTTTGGGTTTGTCAATACCATCTCTCAGGCAGCAGTAAAGAAGACATACTGGAGCAGCAGTCTCCTGAAAGATGTCCTGGCTGTCGCAGCCCCTGTAGTACCCACTCTTATGTGGGCTTTCAGTACCCAGCGAGGAGGAACCGATCCCATTTACAGTATTGGAGCACTGCTTCGTGGTTGCTGCCTGGTGGCCCTGCACTCTTTACGCCATGCTCCCTTCACCATCAAAACCTAA
- the SYBU gene encoding syntabulin isoform X6, which yields MSTPGSKRSSFSRNRGPYGRNNGSLSYKTGASPPASREKDPLSTLCKNQLSPANIHQSYRASSASSSNSGSYKGSDSSPVMRRSGRYSSCGDNHGIKPQNPEQYLTPLQQKEVTVRHLKTKLKEAESKLKERETEIEELKGQLVRMREDWIEEECNRVEAELALKEAKDEIKQLKQVIETMKNSMAEKDEKIQKYFLDINIQNKKLESLLQSMEAAQNSSVRDEQYLENTCDSEEKSFALCATMPDSFIMEDQVLEEVADSGLLLNENTANGTDLSEESLTTTSVWSDAASSGASVDKEMLGNVLYEKLTYSQGEKKSSVLMVEQAIQTDVVPYSLDMEQLIQNIFRCQDACPLSPPSSLKELSEFSHGSVSDSGIVVDLTPTDPNSAILLSPMESPCRQVEHRVKEKRFMKELDFTEADDEEEAFGFVNTISQAAVKKTYWSSSLLKDVLAVAAPVVPTLMWAFSTQRGGTDPIYSIGALLRGCCLVALHSLRHAPFTIKT from the exons ATGTCTACTCCTGGAAGCAAGAGATCTTCTTTTTCTCGCAA CCGTGGCCCTTACGGTCGGAATAATGGATCCTTATCCTACAAGACTGGAGCCAGCCCACCTGCTTCCCGCGAAAAGGACCCTCTGTCAACACTGTGCAAAAACCAGCTGAGTCCTGCTAACATCCATCAGAGTTACAGGGCTTcttcagccagcagcagcaactcGGGCTCGTACAAAGGAAGCGACAGCAGCCCAGTGATGAG gcGATCAGGGAGGTACAGTTCTTGTGGTGACAATCACGGCATTAAGCCACAAAATCCAGAGCAGTATTTGACTCCTCTGCAGCAGAAAGAAGTTACAGTACGgcatctgaaaacaaagctgaagGAAGCTGAGAGCAAGCTTAAAGAAAG ggaaacagaaatAGAAGAGCTCAAAGGTCAGCTGGTACGGATGAGGGAAGACTGGATTGAAGAAGAGTGTAATCGTGTGGAGGCAGAGCTGGCCTTGAAGGAAGCAAAAGACGAAATTAAACAACTCAAGCAGGTTATTGAAACCATGAAAAACAGCATGGCTGAGAAAGACGAAAAGATTCAGAAGTACTTCCTAGACATAAACATTCAAAACAAGAAACTGGAATCCTTGCTGCAGAGCATGGAGGCGGCTCAGAACAGTTCTGTGAGGGACGAGCAGTACCTGGAAAACACATGTGACTCGGAGGAGAAGTCATTCGCACTGTGTGCCACAATGCCAGACAGCTTCATCATGGAGGACCAGGTTCTGGAGGAGGTGGCAGACAGTGGGCTGCTTCTTAATGAGAACACAGCTAATGGCACTGACTTGTCTGAAGAGAGTTTGACCACAACTTCTGTGTGGAGTGATGCAGCTTCCTCTGGCGCTTCTGTGGATAAGGAGATGCTTGGAAATGTTCTGTATGAAAAACTAACTTATTCCCAGggtgagaagaaaagcagcGTTCTCATGGTGGAACAGGCCATCCAAACTGACGTGGTACCATACAGCCTAGACATGGAGCAGCTCATTCAAAACATCTTCAGATGTCAAGATGCCTGTCCGCTAAGCCCACCTTCATCACTGAAGGAACTGAGTGAATTTTCTCATGGAAGCGTCAGTGATTCTGGCATCGTAGTTGATTTAACTCCAACGGATCCAAACTCTGCTATCCTTTTATCTCCTATGGAGTCCCCGTGCAGGCAAGTGGAGCACAGAGTTAAGGAAAAGCGTTTCATGAAAGAACTTGATTTTACTGAAGCTGATGATGAGGAGGAGGCCTTTGGGTTTGTCAATACCATCTCTCAGGCAGCAGTAAAGAAGACATACTGGAGCAGCAGTCTCCTGAAAGATGTCCTGGCTGTCGCAGCCCCTGTAGTACCCACTCTTATGTGGGCTTTCAGTACCCAGCGAGGAGGAACCGATCCCATTTACAGTATTGGAGCACTGCTTCGTGGTTGCTGCCTGGTGGCCCTGCACTCTTTACGCCATGCTCCCTTCACCATCAAAACCTAA